In a single window of the candidate division KSB1 bacterium genome:
- a CDS encoding glycoside hydrolase family 78 protein, with translation MKPTAPLDLRCEYLCNPIGIDVHHPRFSWVVEPVRRGQRQLAYQLIVSSDAAHVERGIGDVWDTGHVESDQTCHVVYQGTPLASRRRYFWRVRYWDEQAQGSPWSDAAYFETGLQPHEWQASWIGKRDGEEFQTKLPLLFGKELSAGLHARPLFLRKEFRLPTGVRQARVYVCGLGYYELRLNGQKVGDQVLDPPQTDFHKIALYATYDVTDMLGAENALAVILGNGRHIKAFGFGHPRLILQAHIWLEDGSEMVIASDPSWKVGYGPLLEDGIYHGERYDGRLEMPGWDAPGFDDAAWEAAVPVDGPPLAAQMMPPIRVTATRSACALWSPAPGVYVYDFGQNFTGWARLRVRGPRGTEVRMRYAELVTPEGQINTAPNQNAEATDVYVLKGEGLECYEPRFTYHGFRYVELTGFPGVSTLEDVEGRVVHSDVPPAGQFQCSNELLNQIHRNILWGQRSNLMSIPTDCPQRDERHGWMGDAHLSAEEAILNFHMAAFYTNFLRNIQLAQQEDGSVPDIVPPYLPLAYPADPAWGSAYNIIAWYLFRYYGDQRVLETHYERLKKYVEFLRRNADGHIIRSLGKYGDWCPPGSIFPKKTGLDLTSTWYYYYDVVLLARMAEVLGKAQEAAQYNRLAVEVREAFNREFLEEDQYQARRLSPIDKLPNQTSNVLPLFLDMVPAEKKAAVVEKLVQNIVNEHDSHVDTGILGTCYMLDVLTDNGHAELAYTLASQESYPSWGYMVRAGATTLWERWENLTNRGMNSQNHIMFGSVDAWFYRAIAGIRCAAPGWKKVVVKPHLFAGLSFATGRVRTVLGTVEVAWERRDQRVTVGVRIPVGAEAEVHLPLLGQQPSVLEGGKAVLRKGKVSARLPEGVATARVHKDRLVLQVGSGSYRFNCES, from the coding sequence ATGAAGCCAACGGCCCCGCTTGACCTGCGTTGCGAGTACCTCTGCAATCCCATCGGCATCGACGTGCACCATCCGCGGTTTTCCTGGGTGGTCGAGCCTGTGCGTCGTGGACAGCGCCAGCTTGCCTACCAACTCATCGTGAGCAGCGACGCCGCCCACGTGGAGCGCGGCATAGGAGATGTGTGGGACACCGGGCACGTGGAGAGCGACCAGACGTGCCACGTGGTTTACCAGGGCACGCCGCTGGCTTCGCGCCGACGCTACTTCTGGCGCGTGCGCTATTGGGATGAGCAGGCCCAGGGGAGCCCGTGGAGCGATGCGGCGTACTTCGAGACCGGCTTGCAACCCCACGAATGGCAGGCGAGCTGGATCGGCAAGAGAGATGGGGAGGAATTCCAGACGAAGCTTCCCCTGCTCTTTGGCAAAGAACTGAGCGCCGGTCTCCACGCGCGACCGCTCTTTTTGCGCAAAGAGTTTCGGCTCCCCACGGGCGTGCGCCAGGCGCGTGTCTACGTGTGCGGACTCGGTTACTACGAGCTGCGCCTCAACGGCCAGAAGGTGGGCGACCAGGTGCTCGATCCGCCGCAGACGGACTTTCACAAGATAGCCCTGTATGCCACCTACGATGTCACCGACATGCTTGGCGCCGAGAATGCGCTGGCCGTCATCCTGGGCAACGGACGACACATCAAGGCCTTTGGGTTTGGGCATCCGCGCCTCATCCTGCAGGCGCACATCTGGCTGGAAGACGGCAGCGAAATGGTCATTGCCAGCGACCCTTCCTGGAAGGTCGGGTACGGCCCGCTGCTGGAGGATGGCATCTATCACGGCGAACGGTACGATGGGCGCCTGGAAATGCCCGGCTGGGACGCCCCCGGCTTTGACGACGCTGCCTGGGAGGCGGCCGTGCCGGTGGATGGTCCGCCCCTGGCAGCCCAGATGATGCCGCCAATTCGCGTGACGGCGACGCGTAGTGCCTGTGCGTTGTGGAGCCCGGCGCCCGGTGTCTATGTGTACGATTTCGGGCAAAACTTTACCGGGTGGGCGCGCCTGCGCGTGCGCGGACCGAGGGGCACTGAGGTGCGCATGCGCTATGCAGAGTTGGTAACTCCTGAAGGACAGATCAACACGGCCCCGAACCAAAATGCCGAAGCCACCGACGTGTACGTGCTCAAAGGCGAGGGATTAGAGTGCTACGAGCCTCGCTTCACCTATCACGGCTTTCGCTATGTCGAGCTGACCGGGTTCCCGGGTGTATCGACGCTGGAGGACGTGGAAGGGCGGGTGGTGCACTCTGACGTGCCGCCCGCCGGCCAGTTCCAGTGTTCCAATGAGCTGCTCAACCAGATCCACCGCAACATCCTCTGGGGGCAGCGCTCGAACCTGATGAGCATCCCTACGGACTGTCCGCAGCGTGATGAGCGGCACGGCTGGATGGGCGATGCCCATCTCTCCGCCGAAGAGGCCATCCTCAATTTTCACATGGCTGCCTTCTACACCAACTTTTTGCGCAACATCCAGTTGGCCCAGCAGGAAGACGGCAGCGTGCCGGACATCGTGCCGCCGTACCTGCCGCTGGCATACCCAGCGGACCCGGCGTGGGGCTCGGCCTACAACATCATCGCGTGGTACTTGTTCCGCTACTACGGCGACCAACGGGTGCTGGAAACTCACTACGAGCGGCTGAAGAAATACGTAGAGTTCCTGCGCCGCAATGCCGACGGGCACATCATCCGCTCCTTGGGCAAGTACGGCGACTGGTGTCCGCCGGGGAGCATTTTCCCCAAAAAGACCGGTCTTGACCTCACCTCCACATGGTACTACTACTACGACGTGGTTTTGCTGGCTAGAATGGCAGAGGTCCTGGGGAAAGCACAGGAGGCAGCGCAGTACAACAGGCTGGCGGTGGAGGTGCGCGAGGCGTTCAATCGCGAGTTCTTGGAGGAAGACCAGTACCAGGCCAGGAGGCTCAGCCCCATCGACAAGCTGCCCAATCAGACGTCCAATGTCCTGCCTCTGTTTCTGGACATGGTGCCGGCCGAGAAGAAGGCTGCGGTGGTGGAAAAGCTGGTGCAGAACATCGTCAACGAGCATGACAGTCACGTGGATACCGGAATCCTGGGCACTTGCTACATGCTCGACGTGCTGACCGACAATGGCCATGCCGAGCTTGCCTACACCCTCGCTTCCCAGGAGAGCTACCCAAGTTGGGGCTACATGGTGCGCGCGGGAGCAACGACCTTGTGGGAGCGATGGGAAAACCTCACTAACCGGGGCATGAATTCCCAAAATCACATCATGTTCGGCAGCGTGGATGCCTGGTTCTACCGGGCAATCGCCGGCATCCGCTGTGCCGCCCCTGGGTGGAAGAAGGTCGTGGTCAAGCCTCACCTGTTCGCTGGCCTTTCCTTTGCCACCGGCCGCGTGCGAACCGTTCTGGGCACCGTAGAGGTTGCCTGGGAGCGCCGCGACCAGCGAGTGACCGTGGGTGTGCGCATTCCGGTCGGGGCTGAGGCCGAGGTTCATCTCCCCCTCTTGGGCCAGCAGCCGTCCGTCCTGGAGGGCGGCAAGGCCGTGCTCCGAAAAGGCAAGGTCTCTGCTCGTCTGCCGGAGGGTGTGGCGACGGCGCGGGTGCACAAAGACCGACTGGTGCTGCAGGTGGGGAGCGGCTCATACCGCTTCAATTGTGAATCATAG